A part of Candidatus Deferrimicrobium borealis genomic DNA contains:
- the nuoL gene encoding NADH-quinone oxidoreductase subunit L has product MIRYAYIIPFLPLLSFFINIAVGKRLPRKGDWLCLGTIAIGLAMSIGIFYEVFRAYDPNFRYHVVYPWLTVGDRALLNTGILIDNVTAVMLLVVTIVSTLVHLFSIGYMHGDPRYSRYFAYLSIFSFSMLGLVLAESFLFIYIFWELVGLSSYLLIGFWFEKKSASDAGKKAFIVNRIGDFGFLIGILIIYATCGVLGYDEVFLAIGEGKLSGTLLTLTGIAVFCGAIGKSAQFPLHVWLPDAMEGPTPVSALIHAATMVAAGVYLVGRVYPMFTPDAFLFIACFGLITLFITASIALAQNDIKKVLAYSTCSQLGYMIMGLGVGGYTAGLAHLTTHAAFKACLFLGSGSVIHAVHSQDIQEMGGLRKKMPITFATFLIATLAISGVPGFSGFYSKDMILGAALEFGMKSANPLHMIFFIGALFTAGLTAFYMFRLVILTFFGAPKDHHKFDHAHESPPNMWVPLVILAGLSFSFWYSGWFGTLVQKPKSVANLAGISAPAKVATMEHAAVMAPAPHGEAAKEAGHAVATVEGAPSRGASQHGEKKEAASSHGTATNEAVAHDADHDAHIAHTAHTYAMYSSVAVGTLGIFLAFVVYSFGWINPDRVMNAVKPLHTFLQNKWYFDELYEATAVNGSKALSRGMAWFDNNVVDGLVNLSAQLGVFVSFLVGKFDDYVVDGAVNGLASATTGSGSILRRLQTGKLYHYVFVLAGGALIIFLIKAF; this is encoded by the coding sequence GTGATCCGATACGCCTACATCATCCCGTTCCTCCCGCTGTTGTCTTTCTTCATCAACATCGCCGTCGGGAAGCGGCTGCCGCGCAAGGGGGACTGGCTCTGCCTGGGGACCATCGCCATCGGGCTCGCGATGTCGATCGGGATCTTCTACGAGGTCTTCCGGGCGTACGACCCGAACTTCCGGTACCACGTCGTCTACCCCTGGCTCACCGTGGGGGACCGCGCGCTGCTCAACACGGGAATCCTCATCGACAACGTCACCGCGGTCATGCTCCTGGTGGTCACCATCGTGTCGACGCTGGTGCACCTGTTCTCCATCGGGTACATGCACGGCGACCCCCGGTACAGCCGGTACTTCGCCTACCTCTCGATCTTCTCCTTCTCGATGCTGGGTCTGGTCCTCGCCGAAAGCTTCCTGTTCATCTACATCTTCTGGGAACTGGTGGGGCTTTCCTCCTACCTCCTGATCGGCTTCTGGTTCGAGAAGAAGTCGGCGTCCGACGCGGGGAAGAAGGCGTTCATCGTCAACCGGATAGGCGACTTCGGGTTCCTCATCGGGATCCTGATCATCTACGCCACCTGCGGCGTGCTGGGGTACGACGAGGTGTTCCTGGCGATCGGGGAAGGGAAGCTCTCCGGGACGCTGCTGACCCTGACGGGGATCGCGGTGTTCTGCGGCGCGATCGGCAAATCCGCGCAGTTCCCGCTGCACGTCTGGCTCCCCGACGCGATGGAAGGCCCCACGCCGGTGTCCGCGTTGATCCACGCGGCCACCATGGTCGCCGCGGGCGTCTACCTCGTGGGACGGGTCTACCCGATGTTCACCCCCGACGCGTTCCTGTTCATCGCCTGCTTCGGCCTGATCACCCTGTTCATCACCGCGTCGATCGCCCTGGCCCAGAACGACATCAAGAAGGTGCTGGCGTACTCGACCTGCTCCCAGCTCGGCTACATGATCATGGGGCTCGGGGTCGGGGGCTACACCGCGGGGCTCGCGCACCTGACCACCCACGCGGCGTTCAAGGCGTGCCTCTTCCTCGGGTCGGGCTCCGTGATCCACGCCGTCCACAGCCAGGACATCCAGGAGATGGGCGGCCTGCGGAAGAAGATGCCGATCACGTTCGCCACCTTCCTCATCGCCACCCTGGCGATCTCGGGGGTCCCCGGCTTCTCCGGCTTCTACTCCAAGGACATGATCCTCGGGGCGGCGCTTGAATTCGGCATGAAGAGCGCGAACCCGCTGCACATGATCTTTTTCATCGGCGCCCTGTTCACCGCCGGGTTGACCGCCTTCTACATGTTCCGCCTGGTGATCCTCACCTTCTTCGGCGCGCCGAAGGACCACCACAAGTTCGACCACGCACACGAGTCGCCCCCGAACATGTGGGTCCCCCTCGTGATCCTGGCGGGGCTCTCCTTCTCCTTCTGGTACTCGGGGTGGTTCGGGACGCTGGTCCAGAAACCGAAGTCGGTCGCCAACCTGGCCGGGATTTCGGCTCCGGCGAAGGTCGCCACGATGGAGCACGCCGCGGTCATGGCGCCCGCGCCGCACGGCGAGGCCGCCAAGGAGGCGGGACATGCCGTTGCGACCGTTGAGGGCGCCCCATCCCGTGGAGCTTCGCAGCATGGAGAGAAGAAAGAGGCTGCTTCGTCCCACGGGACAGCAACGAATGAAGCAGTTGCGCACGACGCGGATCATGATGCTCACATCGCGCACACGGCCCACACGTACGCGATGTACTCCTCGGTCGCGGTGGGGACTCTCGGAATCTTCCTCGCCTTCGTGGTGTACTCCTTCGGGTGGATCAACCCGGACCGCGTCATGAACGCGGTGAAGCCGCTCCACACCTTCCTGCAGAACAAGTGGTACTTCGACGAACTGTACGAGGCGACGGCGGTCAACGGCTCGAAGGCGCTCTCCAGGGGTATGGCCTGGTTCGACAATAACGTGGTGGACGGCCTGGTGAATCTCAGCGCGCAGCTCGGGGTCTTCGTCTCGTTCCTCGTCGGGAAGTTCGACGATTACGTCGTCGACGGGGCCGTCAACGGCCTGGCGAGCGCGACGACCGGCAGCGGATCGATCCTGCGCCGGCTCCAGACCGGAAAGCTGTACCACTACGTGTTCGTGCTGGCGGGCGGTGCGCTCATCATTTTCCTGATCAAGGCGTTCTAA
- the nuoK gene encoding NADH-quinone oxidoreductase subunit NuoK, whose product MTLDKLLVIAAALFCCGLYTVMTRRNAVAVLMGVELILNATNINFVAFSFFLNRMLGGQIFAVFVIVLAAAEAAVALAIFLRMFSTTGTVEVDVADQLKG is encoded by the coding sequence ATGACGCTCGACAAGCTCCTCGTCATCGCCGCCGCGCTCTTCTGCTGCGGCCTCTACACCGTGATGACCCGCCGCAACGCCGTGGCGGTGCTGATGGGGGTCGAGCTGATCCTGAACGCGACCAACATCAACTTCGTGGCGTTTTCCTTCTTCCTCAACCGGATGTTGGGCGGGCAGATCTTCGCCGTCTTCGTCATCGTCCTCGCGGCGGCCGAGGCGGCGGTGGCGCTGGCCATTTTCCTGCGGATGTTCTCGACCACGGGGACCGTGGAAGTGGACGTCGCGGACCAGTTGAAGGGGTAG
- a CDS encoding NADH-quinone oxidoreductase subunit J: MSGPAEIIFYAAAAMTVGAAILVAILPNILYAAVALLFSFAGVAGLYVLLSADFLAATQVLVYVGGIIVLLLFAVFLSNRIAEAKITNPTHFRLPAAAICLVLFGVLSYAAVSTPYAVRKGVYLPTTADIGELLMTRYLLPFEVASVLLLAALIGAALLSRPDRGAKDAGDMEEGKR; the protein is encoded by the coding sequence ATGAGCGGACCCGCCGAGATCATCTTCTACGCCGCCGCGGCGATGACCGTGGGGGCGGCCATCCTCGTGGCCATCCTCCCGAACATCCTCTACGCGGCCGTGGCGCTCCTGTTCTCCTTCGCCGGCGTGGCGGGGCTGTACGTCCTCCTTTCCGCGGATTTCCTCGCCGCGACCCAGGTTTTGGTCTACGTGGGGGGCATCATCGTCCTGCTCCTGTTCGCCGTCTTCCTGTCGAACCGGATCGCCGAGGCGAAGATCACCAACCCGACCCACTTCCGCCTGCCCGCCGCGGCGATCTGCCTGGTCCTGTTCGGCGTGCTCTCGTACGCCGCCGTGTCGACGCCCTACGCCGTGAGGAAGGGCGTCTACCTCCCCACCACGGCGGACATCGGCGAACTGCTGATGACCCGCTACCTGCTCCCCTTCGAGGTCGCGTCGGTGCTGCTGCTGGCGGCGCTCATCGGCGCGGCGCTCCTGTCCCGGCCGGACCGGGGGGCGAAGGATGCGGGCGACATGGAGGAGGGGAAGCGATGA
- a CDS encoding NADH-quinone oxidoreductase subunit I has product MGLKAYLNDIVEAVVTTAKGMRITARYGVDPREEVTLQYPEERWEIPKDYRGFLHNDIKTCTACTMCVKTCPVDCISLESVRGADKKMVLASYDINIGRCMYCGLCVEVCPPKSLKHTAGYEMASEGRGELILHFIAEDAAEVKARVARQVAEAAAKAAEAAKAAETAKAAEAAEAQASAKTAEVPSSGTKPADLSSEAAKAPATDPKVAKEEEKKPE; this is encoded by the coding sequence ATGGGCCTGAAGGCATATCTGAACGACATCGTCGAGGCCGTCGTCACCACGGCGAAAGGGATGCGGATCACCGCGCGGTACGGCGTAGACCCGAGGGAGGAGGTCACGCTGCAGTACCCCGAGGAGCGGTGGGAAATCCCCAAGGATTACCGCGGTTTCCTCCACAACGACATCAAGACGTGCACCGCCTGCACCATGTGCGTGAAGACGTGCCCCGTCGACTGCATCTCGTTGGAATCGGTGCGGGGGGCGGACAAGAAGATGGTCCTCGCCTCCTACGACATCAACATCGGGCGGTGCATGTACTGCGGGCTGTGCGTCGAGGTGTGCCCCCCGAAGTCCCTGAAGCACACGGCCGGCTACGAGATGGCGTCGGAGGGCCGCGGAGAGCTGATCCTCCACTTCATCGCGGAGGACGCGGCGGAGGTCAAGGCACGCGTGGCGCGCCAGGTGGCCGAGGCCGCCGCCAAGGCCGCGGAGGCAGCCAAAGCCGCAGAGACTGCAAAAGCCGCCGAGGCCGCCGAAGCCCAGGCTTCCGCTAAAACGGCGGAGGTCCCCTCTTCGGGGACGAAGCCCGCGGACTTGTCCTCCGAAGCTGCCAAGGCCCCGGCAACGGATCCGAAGGTAGCGAAGGAGGAGGAGAAGAAACCGGAATGA
- the nuoH gene encoding NADH-quinone oxidoreductase subunit NuoH codes for METHAISLVNAVPLLAGVPLWTVTLLLMVMVAAVILVFALTFEGVGSLVLRKVAGDIQARIGPNRVGPRGILQFLADGVKLVLKEDIIPANADRLLFKLAPYFVFVGSFAAFVVVPFGVGLIAADLNIGIYYVMAVTSLVVIGVLLAGWASNNKWALLGGMRAAAQIVSYEIPVGMALIPAVLIAGSLSLQDIVRSQGGLLGIFGWNLFHNPFTFFSFFLYFTAAQAETNQTPFDLPEAESELVSGYNVEYSGIRFGLFFLAEFGDMFIVAALSTACFLGGWNVPFFHVETLPWIWGSLLSLGVFLGKAFTMVLIMMWVRWTLPRLRVDQLMRMAWKYLVPLTFVNLLGVSLWLLVFKGKGIPGMIAALFG; via the coding sequence ATGGAAACGCACGCAATCTCCCTGGTGAACGCCGTACCGCTGCTGGCGGGCGTCCCCCTGTGGACGGTGACCCTGCTGCTGATGGTGATGGTGGCGGCGGTCATCCTCGTGTTCGCCCTGACGTTCGAGGGGGTGGGGTCGCTGGTGCTGCGCAAGGTCGCCGGCGACATCCAGGCCCGGATCGGCCCGAACCGGGTCGGGCCCCGCGGGATCCTCCAGTTCCTGGCCGACGGCGTGAAGCTGGTCCTCAAGGAGGACATCATCCCGGCGAACGCGGACCGGCTCCTCTTCAAGCTGGCGCCGTACTTCGTCTTCGTCGGATCCTTCGCCGCCTTCGTGGTCGTCCCCTTCGGCGTGGGACTGATCGCCGCCGACCTGAACATCGGCATCTACTACGTGATGGCGGTCACCTCCCTGGTGGTGATCGGGGTCCTGCTCGCGGGGTGGGCCTCCAACAACAAGTGGGCGCTCCTCGGCGGCATGCGGGCCGCGGCGCAGATCGTCTCCTACGAGATCCCGGTGGGGATGGCCCTCATCCCCGCGGTGCTCATCGCCGGCTCGCTGTCGCTGCAGGACATCGTCCGTTCCCAGGGGGGGCTGCTCGGGATCTTCGGGTGGAACCTGTTCCACAACCCCTTTACCTTCTTCTCCTTCTTCCTCTACTTCACGGCGGCGCAGGCCGAGACGAACCAGACCCCGTTCGACCTCCCCGAGGCCGAGTCGGAGCTGGTCTCCGGCTACAACGTGGAGTACTCCGGGATCCGCTTCGGCCTCTTCTTCCTGGCCGAGTTCGGCGACATGTTCATCGTGGCGGCGCTGTCCACCGCCTGCTTCCTGGGCGGGTGGAACGTCCCGTTCTTCCACGTCGAGACGCTTCCCTGGATCTGGGGGAGCCTCCTCTCCCTCGGCGTCTTCCTCGGGAAGGCGTTCACGATGGTGCTGATCATGATGTGGGTCCGCTGGACGCTGCCCCGGCTGCGCGTGGACCAGTTGATGCGGATGGCGTGGAAATACCTGGTGCCGCTGACGTTCGTCAACCTCCTCGGCGTCTCCCTCTGGCTCCTGGTCTTCAAGGGGAAGGGGATCCCCGGGATGATCGCCGCGCTGTTCGGATGA